One Lentimicrobiaceae bacterium genomic window carries:
- a CDS encoding ABC transporter permease produces the protein MKNKKSSIIFQMKDGFVNMLRVWMREFQIIFSDVGVMVIIFAVPLFYPLLYSIIYYPEVVIDLPIAVVDMSNSTDSRQFIRNMDATPELSVKARCISMEEAILLFKKREIRGIIQIPEEFSTNIALNRQVTVSAYADMELFLYYKALATGSSLMTLEAGRQIQVRNLMNEGLTQRQAEVTAEPVRIDGNPIANRSGGFASYGIPASLILIIQQTLVLAIGILAGTARERHLFGTLVPLDRKRLGTLRLVMGKSAAYFTIYALLCIYMLGMIPHWFGYGQSANLTELMALITPFILSSIFMGLTLSVIFRNRESAMLLYLFTSIPLLFLSGIIWPLSNFDTIWLIVREIFPSSNAMFGFIKMNSMGATIAETGKEILSLWIQTGVYFLTACLVYGFQVNHSMHVRAELASHSYREIRERIAKRLAGE, from the coding sequence ATGAAAAACAAAAAATCAAGTATAATTTTCCAGATGAAGGATGGATTTGTGAATATGCTCAGGGTCTGGATGCGTGAATTTCAAATAATATTCTCTGACGTTGGGGTAATGGTTATCATATTTGCAGTGCCTCTGTTTTACCCTTTGCTTTATTCAATTATATACTATCCTGAGGTTGTCATCGATTTACCCATTGCGGTGGTAGATATGTCAAACTCAACAGATAGCAGGCAATTTATCAGAAATATGGATGCTACTCCTGAACTAAGTGTGAAAGCCAGATGCATTTCAATGGAGGAGGCCATACTGCTTTTTAAAAAGCGTGAAATCCGTGGTATTATACAAATACCCGAAGAATTCAGTACCAATATTGCACTGAACCGTCAGGTTACAGTTTCGGCCTATGCTGATATGGAGCTGTTCCTGTATTATAAAGCATTAGCCACCGGCTCAAGTTTAATGACTCTTGAAGCTGGCAGACAAATACAGGTTCGCAACCTGATGAATGAAGGTTTAACACAAAGGCAAGCTGAAGTTACTGCTGAGCCTGTCCGTATAGATGGCAACCCCATTGCCAACCGTTCAGGAGGATTTGCCAGCTATGGCATTCCGGCTTCACTTATTCTCATAATACAGCAAACCCTTGTCCTTGCAATTGGCATCCTGGCTGGTACTGCCCGCGAACGCCATCTTTTTGGCACCCTGGTGCCGCTGGATCGCAAACGGCTAGGCACATTGAGGCTTGTTATGGGTAAAAGTGCAGCCTACTTTACCATTTATGCCCTTCTCTGCATTTATATGCTGGGCATGATACCCCACTGGTTTGGCTATGGACAATCAGCCAATTTAACAGAGCTCATGGCTTTAATCACTCCGTTTATTTTATCAAGTATTTTCATGGGATTAACATTATCGGTAATCTTCAGAAACAGAGAAAGTGCAATGTTACTCTATTTATTCACTTCTATTCCATTGCTCTTTTTATCCGGCATTATCTGGCCATTATCTAATTTTGATACAATATGGCTCATTGTTCGCGAAATATTCCCTTCTTCCAATGCCATGTTTGGATTTATCAAAATGAACTCAATGGGCGCCACCATCGCCGAAACTGGTAAAGAAATTCTGTCGTTGTGGATTCAAACCGGTGTGTATTTTCTGACAGCCTGCCTGGTATATGGATTTCAGGTTAACCATTCAATGCATGTTCGTGCTGAACTGGCATCACATAGTTACAGAGAAATCAGGGAAAGGATTGCTAAACGGCTGGCCGGAGAGTAA
- a CDS encoding ABC transporter permease: MNSILKNVWEVLKREVDRMTSRSLYLLVVLIFPVLSILFFISLFREGLPQKMPIAIVDLDQTSVSRKFCRNIDVTSLTSVIQYPQSETEAMSALRSGSIYGFVVLPKGLQADILTSKQPVISYYYHNSFLMAGGLMQKDLTYILQTLSAGINVQKREAMGQPKDYIMSQIQPIQVSTHQLFNPVTNYSTYLSTIVIPIMLQLFILLITVYSIGIEIRERTSRDWLHTSGKSIFVALTGKLLPYTFVFFILMMFQNFLMYKVMQIPMQTSIGWLMLSSLMFVMSYQAIGVFCIGLLPMMRHALNMASFYGILALSLCGFSFPVESMPPVVQYWTIAFPVRHFMHIFQNQILTGFELKYSVLSYLSLLLFLLLPLTIINRLKSALIYQNFIENVNLN, encoded by the coding sequence ATGAACTCAATTTTAAAAAATGTCTGGGAAGTATTAAAGCGTGAAGTAGATCGCATGACCTCGCGCAGTCTATACCTGCTGGTAGTGTTAATTTTTCCGGTACTCTCTATCCTGTTTTTCATATCCTTGTTCAGGGAAGGCTTACCTCAAAAAATGCCCATTGCTATAGTAGATTTGGATCAAACATCCGTTTCGCGCAAGTTTTGCAGGAATATTGATGTTACTTCTCTCACGTCAGTCATCCAATACCCTCAATCAGAAACAGAGGCTATGTCTGCATTGCGTTCAGGCAGCATTTACGGTTTTGTTGTGCTGCCCAAAGGGTTGCAGGCTGATATTCTGACATCAAAACAACCTGTCATCAGTTACTATTACCACAATAGTTTTCTGATGGCCGGAGGGCTCATGCAAAAGGACCTTACCTATATTCTGCAAACCCTGTCGGCAGGAATAAACGTGCAAAAACGCGAGGCAATGGGGCAACCCAAAGATTACATCATGTCTCAAATTCAGCCAATTCAGGTAAGTACGCACCAGCTATTCAATCCTGTAACCAACTATTCAACTTATCTTTCCACTATTGTTATTCCTATAATGCTTCAACTTTTTATTCTTCTGATAACTGTTTATAGCATCGGAATTGAAATCAGGGAAAGAACTTCCCGCGATTGGCTACACACATCAGGAAAATCAATTTTTGTTGCATTAACCGGAAAACTCCTGCCTTATACCTTTGTGTTTTTTATTCTGATGATGTTTCAGAACTTCTTGATGTACAAAGTAATGCAAATTCCGATGCAAACCAGTATTGGCTGGCTAATGCTTAGTTCGCTGATGTTTGTCATGTCGTATCAGGCCATTGGCGTTTTCTGCATAGGCTTATTACCCATGATGCGCCATGCACTAAATATGGCCAGTTTTTATGGCATTCTTGCATTGTCACTTTGCGGGTTTTCATTCCCGGTAGAGTCAATGCCTCCTGTTGTACAATACTGGACTATTGCATTCCCGGTAAGGCATTTTATGCACATATTTCAAAATCAAATACTTACCGGATTTGAGTTAAAGTATTCGGTTTTATCATATCTCAGCTTACTGCTGTTTTTATTACTTCCGCTTACTATTATCAACCGCTTAAAATCGGCGCTGATTTATCAGAATTTTATTGAAAATGTAAATCTGAACTAA
- a CDS encoding HlyD family secretion protein produces MKTINKRHSGLLIPFITLLMVIAVVSIVGWIVIKPAPLMLQGQAEATEVRVSGKVPGRIEKFLATEGMKVAKGDTLVYISSPELDAKLMQANSAEDAANAQNQKAIKGARAEQIAGAYEMWQKAEVGVKLAEKTYNRVQNMFNDGVVPAQKRDEAEANLQAAKATSKAAKSQYDMAVNGAEKEDKMAANALVNRAKGAVSEVESYLSETTLISPIDGEVSDVFPKQGELVGSGAPIMNIVDLNDMWVVFNIREDQLPKIKMDTEIEASVPALGNQLVKLKVYYIKAMASYATFKATKTNGGFDVKTFEVRAKPASKVEGLRPGMSLMVDYESIK; encoded by the coding sequence ATGAAAACAATAAATAAAAGACACTCTGGCCTGCTTATCCCCTTTATAACTCTGCTTATGGTAATTGCCGTTGTAAGTATTGTTGGATGGATAGTTATAAAACCAGCACCCTTAATGCTTCAGGGACAGGCTGAGGCAACTGAAGTAAGAGTTTCCGGAAAAGTTCCCGGAAGAATTGAGAAATTTCTGGCTACTGAAGGAATGAAGGTTGCGAAAGGAGACACCCTTGTTTATATCAGCAGTCCGGAGCTGGATGCCAAACTGATGCAGGCCAATTCAGCAGAAGATGCTGCCAATGCCCAAAACCAGAAAGCCATCAAAGGGGCACGCGCCGAACAAATTGCCGGTGCTTACGAAATGTGGCAAAAAGCAGAGGTAGGTGTAAAACTTGCTGAAAAAACTTACAACAGGGTACAAAACATGTTTAACGATGGCGTTGTACCGGCTCAGAAAAGAGATGAAGCTGAAGCTAATTTGCAGGCAGCAAAAGCAACCTCAAAAGCCGCCAAATCACAATACGATATGGCTGTAAACGGGGCTGAAAAAGAAGATAAAATGGCAGCCAATGCACTGGTTAACAGAGCAAAGGGAGCTGTTTCAGAAGTAGAATCCTACCTGTCAGAAACCACGCTTATATCTCCTATTGATGGTGAAGTATCGGATGTATTCCCCAAACAGGGCGAGTTGGTTGGCTCAGGAGCTCCGATTATGAATATTGTGGATCTGAACGATATGTGGGTAGTTTTCAATATTCGTGAAGACCAATTACCCAAAATTAAAATGGACACTGAAATAGAGGCAAGTGTTCCGGCTTTGGGCAACCAACTGGTTAAACTAAAAGTATACTATATCAAAGCTATGGCAAGCTATGCCACTTTTAAAGCAACAAAAACCAATGGCGGGTTTGATGTAAAAACTTTCGAGGTAAGGGCCAAACCTGCATCAAAAGTAGAAGGTCTCCGTCCCGGTATGAGTCTGATGGTTGATTATGAGAGCATAAAATAA
- a CDS encoding TolC family protein: MKTKIQLLILSLAFFAALGEANAQSLQVSPELKELIDLSVKKDYKIADKDIEKQISEVQQKAVRSAYLPKLELGGKYLYASSSFDSKIGDITGFEGIASLQEFMANPAFPVMFPTLAGLSSEIVQLQQLLASQGMLLPSISKDLEGNLSGNYWGIDASAKMLLYSGGQVPNLSRALSQKIAAQEAMTDKCTTDVISEVITYYDQLALLIQSKKVLDESAIRLAAEKRYAMSALENGFATSFDTLKIAVAEAYLQSKVAEYDSKKILLNQKLAQLTGKPAIAFESLNPDLQVIALAQASSDISKRPELRALSAGVEAQKYMLKSEKSHYLPKVQAVASARYDNIFKANTDFDAPYPMGMKIDNLNMGPTFIVGVGFKWELVNFSGGTPKVKQTRLEVKKAENAREEARELLELNQTKVTSSYQAAVSQVAYKSKQMQAARMALDLAQKSYNEGMINITERLAAETDVQNAELEYLQAIFAQRQSAIECYKATGDLVLSNIR; this comes from the coding sequence ATGAAAACAAAAATTCAATTATTGATTTTAAGCCTGGCATTTTTTGCCGCTCTCGGTGAAGCCAACGCACAATCGCTCCAGGTTTCACCTGAGCTCAAAGAGCTTATTGATCTTTCCGTAAAGAAAGATTATAAAATAGCAGACAAGGATATTGAAAAACAAATTTCAGAAGTTCAGCAGAAGGCTGTTCGTTCGGCTTACCTTCCCAAACTTGAGCTGGGCGGCAAATACCTTTATGCATCTTCTTCATTTGATTCGAAAATTGGAGATATCACAGGATTTGAAGGCATTGCCAGCTTGCAGGAATTTATGGCTAACCCGGCATTTCCAGTAATGTTTCCAACACTGGCCGGATTAAGCAGCGAAATTGTTCAGCTTCAGCAACTATTGGCTTCGCAGGGAATGCTTTTGCCTTCCATCTCAAAAGATTTAGAAGGAAACCTCAGCGGCAATTACTGGGGCATTGATGCCAGTGCAAAAATGCTGCTTTATAGCGGAGGCCAGGTGCCCAACTTATCAAGAGCACTTTCGCAGAAAATTGCCGCACAGGAAGCCATGACTGACAAATGCACTACAGATGTTATAAGCGAGGTCATTACATATTATGACCAGCTTGCACTGCTCATTCAGTCGAAAAAGGTGCTTGACGAATCGGCAATAAGACTCGCTGCTGAAAAGAGGTACGCGATGTCGGCTCTGGAGAACGGGTTTGCAACATCTTTTGATACTTTAAAAATAGCAGTAGCCGAAGCCTACCTGCAATCGAAAGTTGCTGAATATGACAGTAAGAAAATTTTGTTGAATCAAAAGCTTGCACAACTTACAGGCAAGCCGGCCATCGCATTTGAATCCTTAAACCCCGACTTGCAAGTAATAGCTCTGGCTCAGGCAAGCTCCGATATTAGTAAAAGACCTGAACTTCGCGCCCTTTCGGCAGGAGTTGAAGCCCAGAAATATATGTTAAAATCAGAGAAATCACATTACTTGCCAAAAGTGCAGGCTGTGGCATCTGCCCGCTACGACAATATTTTCAAAGCCAATACCGATTTTGATGCTCCGTATCCGATGGGAATGAAAATTGACAACTTAAACATGGGGCCAACCTTTATTGTGGGTGTTGGCTTTAAATGGGAACTTGTAAATTTCTCAGGAGGTACGCCAAAAGTAAAACAGACCCGTTTGGAAGTAAAGAAAGCTGAAAATGCAAGAGAAGAAGCCCGTGAATTACTGGAGCTCAATCAAACAAAAGTTACATCCAGCTATCAGGCGGCTGTATCGCAGGTAGCATATAAAAGCAAACAAATGCAAGCTGCCCGCATGGCACTCGACCTTGCACAAAAATCTTACAACGAAGGAATGATCAACATTACGGAACGGCTGGCAGCAGAAACAGATGTGCAGAATGCTGAGCTTGAATATTTGCAGGCCATTTTTGCACAGCGCCAATCAGCCATAGAATGCTATAAAGCCACCGGCGACCTCGTATTGTCAAACATTCGTTAA
- a CDS encoding TetR/AcrR family transcriptional regulator, whose translation MLDKDEVKETIVNVARHIFSKFGFKKTTMDEIAVASRKGKSSIYYYFASKEEIFQAVVEKEALILRQELINALKDADSPAQKLKAHVLIRMRSMEKLANFYSAIKDEYLSHLDFIDQIIKKYDQEEIQMMENILKEGVQNDIFEIDDTSLAAIAIVTALKGIEIPLFWGMEEKDIERRLDHLIHILFNGVLKR comes from the coding sequence ATGCTTGATAAGGACGAAGTTAAAGAAACGATTGTTAATGTAGCAAGGCACATTTTCTCGAAATTCGGGTTTAAAAAAACCACGATGGATGAGATTGCTGTCGCTAGCCGTAAAGGCAAAAGCTCTATATATTATTACTTTGCGAGTAAGGAAGAAATCTTCCAGGCTGTGGTTGAAAAGGAAGCGCTTATCTTACGTCAGGAGTTGATTAATGCCCTTAAAGATGCCGACAGCCCGGCACAAAAACTGAAAGCTCACGTACTTATCAGAATGCGCAGCATGGAAAAGCTGGCAAATTTTTATAGTGCCATTAAAGACGAATATCTGAGTCATCTTGACTTTATTGACCAAATCATAAAGAAATATGACCAGGAAGAAATTCAAATGATGGAGAATATTTTAAAGGAAGGGGTGCAGAACGATATTTTTGAAATTGATGACACATCCCTTGCTGCCATTGCGATTGTAACAGCATTAAAAGGAATTGAGATTCCTCTTTTTTGGGGCATGGAAGAAAAAGATATTGAACGAAGGCTTGACCATTTAATACACATTCTGTTCAATGGCGTGCTAAAACGGTAA
- a CDS encoding PKD domain-containing protein, with protein MKQTLSLSRLLLLFLVAVQLTSCKKDEKEPDVLASFTYTIDASDFKKVSFTSTSQNYASISWNFGDNSALSSETAPVHIYAAVGQYTVNLTATSPGGVTDVYTAVINISDPNAELTKLVGEDSKTWKLLRDVSTGRYPLEVGPAAHNTIWWAMGKDNDELANRPCVLNDEWTFSRDGKMVYDAKGDYWAEGGVFNPSNVCASTDNMTGLLGQDLTAWGNGTHSFELTSGAEPTLKVIGLGAFIGLCKAATGAEVTEPQESVTYHLIKLTDGDVDTLIVQTDYMTGGSAPQPAYWRFVLVHYDNPADEPPIPGPAPSLGFSIELNGLTLTCTNTTTDATSYLWDFGDGQTSTEMAPVHTYAHGGAFNVKLTASNANGQAVGTKLAFVATSAVTDAILRGNAWKVRVDDYSIFVGPGMGSTEWWSVPKNFLDGSSTGVDDWSCITDDEFTFSAGGVYTYNTNGSARNDGYFGSPNGCISDAEIAASGNGAAFGSGTHSYVFSPAKRDQRALITLTNGATGAAFIGFYKGYYGGENTDGAVAPNGGNLTNTYEVMGYANSGTKEYLFLSVDYSATHDGSQGWSVILER; from the coding sequence ATGAAACAAACTTTGTCATTAAGCAGACTTCTTCTGCTATTTTTAGTGGCTGTTCAGCTTACTTCCTGCAAGAAGGATGAAAAAGAGCCTGATGTGCTTGCCAGTTTTACTTATACGATAGATGCAAGCGATTTTAAGAAAGTGTCGTTTACCAGTACTTCGCAGAATTATGCTTCCATCTCGTGGAATTTTGGCGATAATTCAGCGCTTTCATCTGAGACCGCCCCTGTTCATATTTACGCTGCAGTAGGTCAATACACCGTTAATCTTACTGCAACCTCTCCCGGAGGCGTTACGGATGTTTATACTGCTGTTATTAATATCTCAGATCCCAATGCTGAATTAACAAAATTGGTAGGCGAAGATTCAAAAACCTGGAAATTACTGCGTGATGTAAGCACCGGCCGTTATCCTCTTGAAGTAGGACCTGCTGCTCACAATACTATTTGGTGGGCCATGGGGAAAGATAACGACGAACTGGCCAATCGGCCATGTGTGCTGAATGACGAATGGACATTCTCGCGCGATGGTAAAATGGTTTACGACGCCAAAGGCGATTACTGGGCCGAGGGCGGTGTATTTAATCCTTCCAATGTTTGTGCTTCTACTGATAATATGACCGGTCTTTTGGGTCAGGATTTAACAGCATGGGGCAATGGAACACATAGTTTTGAACTTACTTCAGGTGCAGAACCAACGCTTAAAGTTATTGGTCTGGGTGCTTTTATCGGACTTTGCAAAGCAGCAACTGGTGCCGAAGTTACAGAACCTCAGGAATCAGTAACCTATCATTTAATTAAACTCACCGATGGTGATGTGGATACACTTATTGTTCAAACAGATTATATGACTGGTGGCTCAGCTCCACAGCCTGCTTACTGGCGTTTTGTGCTGGTTCATTACGATAACCCGGCTGACGAACCTCCTATTCCAGGTCCGGCACCTTCCTTGGGTTTTTCAATTGAGTTAAATGGTTTAACTCTTACCTGTACCAATACAACTACCGATGCTACTTCTTATCTGTGGGATTTCGGCGATGGCCAAACATCTACAGAAATGGCTCCTGTTCATACTTATGCGCACGGCGGAGCTTTTAATGTAAAATTAACTGCCTCTAATGCAAATGGTCAGGCTGTAGGAACCAAACTTGCCTTTGTTGCAACTTCAGCTGTAACTGATGCTATCTTGCGTGGAAATGCATGGAAAGTGCGGGTTGATGATTATTCTATTTTTGTTGGTCCGGGAATGGGCAGTACCGAATGGTGGAGTGTTCCTAAAAACTTCCTCGATGGTTCATCTACCGGTGTTGACGATTGGTCTTGTATTACCGACGACGAATTTACATTCAGCGCAGGAGGAGTTTATACATATAATACCAATGGAAGTGCCCGCAATGATGGATATTTCGGCTCTCCGAACGGGTGTATTTCAGATGCTGAAATTGCTGCCAGTGGCAATGGTGCTGCTTTTGGTTCAGGAACTCACTCATATGTGTTTTCTCCGGCTAAACGTGACCAACGAGCCCTTATAACGCTTACCAACGGTGCAACCGGTGCTGCTTTTATAGGATTTTACAAAGGTTACTATGGCGGCGAAAATACTGATGGAGCTGTTGCACCAAACGGTGGTAATTTGACCAACACCTACGAAGTAATGGGTTATGCCAATTCAGGTACAAAAGAGTATTTGTTCCTTTCGGTGGATTACTCTGCAACACATGATGGTTCTCAGGGATGGTCTGTAATTCTGGAGCGTTAG